Proteins found in one Dryobates pubescens isolate bDryPub1 chromosome 1, bDryPub1.pri, whole genome shotgun sequence genomic segment:
- the LOC128897835 gene encoding voltage-dependent L-type calcium channel subunit alpha-1D-like, with amino-acid sequence MTRGFPVAHRRSSFNFECLRRQSSQDDIPLSPNFHHRTALPLHLMQQQVMAVAGLDSSKAHKHSPSRSTRSWATPPATPPNRDHTPYYTPLIQVDRADSTEHMNGSLPSLHRSSWYTDDPDISYRTFTPANLTVPNDFRHKHSDKQRSADSLVEAVLISEGLGRYAKDPKFVSATKHEIADACDMTIDEMESAASNLLNGNISNGTNGDMFPILSRQDYELQDFGPGYSDEEPETGHYEEDLADEMICITSL; translated from the exons ATGACTCGTGGTTTCCCTGTAGCACACAGAAGATCTTCCTTTAACTTCGAATGCCTCCGCCGACAAAGCAGTCAAGATGACATACCACTCTCTCCCAACTTCCACCACCGCACTGCTTTACCGCTTCACTTAATGCAGCAGCAG GTCATGGCTGTTGCAGGTCTGGATTCCAGCAAAGCTCATAAACATTCACCAAGCCGTTCAACGCGTTCCTGGGCTACCCCACCTGCAACCCCTCCCAACAGGGACCATACGCCGTATTACACACCTCTAATCCAGGTTGATAGGGCTGACTCCACAGAGCATATGAATGGCAGCCTGCCTTCCTTGCATAGGAGCTCTTGGTACACAGATGACCCTGATATCTCCTACCGAACATTTACACCAGCCAATTTAACAGTCCCTAATGACTTTAGGCATAAACACAGTGACAAACAGAGGAGTGCAGACAGCTTGGTTGAAGCG GTACTTATATCTGAAGGCCTAGGAAGGTATGCAAAGGACCCTAAATTTGTTTCAGCTACAAAACACGAGATTGCTGATGCATGTGACATGACTATTGATGAgatggaaagtgcagcaagTAATCTTCTCAATGGAAATATCAGCAATGGGACCAATGGGGATATGTTTCCCATTTTAAGCAGACAAGATTATGAACTTCAAGATTTTGGTCCTGGCTACAGTGATGAAGAACCAGAAACGGGACATTATGAAGAAGACTTAGCTGATGAAATGATATGCATTACAAGTTTATAG